One Arcobacter sp. FWKO B genomic window, TACAACTTTATCAATTTTGTATTCTCTAAATTTTAGATTTTGAAGTTTTAGTCTTGTTACAAAGCCAAGCTTACCCACAAGCTGTTCTGTAATTTTCTTTTTAACCTCTTTTAAATAATCCAATATAACTGGAATTTTGTAGAATTTAACTTGATAATCAAGTTCTGATAAGACATTGGTTTTATATCTGCTAAAAATAGTATTTACAATATTTTTACCACTTGATTCATCTATTTCTCGCAATCTTGTGCTACAAAGAAGTTTGATAGCTTTTTTAGCCCTAGTTGTTTTTACCATATCTATCCAACTACATCTTGGTATTTGATGGTCAGTTGTTTTAATTGATATAATATCAGAGCTTTTTAGTTCTGTTAAAAGCGGAACTTTTACATTATTTACGAAACTCTCAACTGCACAATTACCCAAATCTGTGTGTATTAAATATGCAAAATCAAGTGCTGTTGCACCTCTTGGTAATGCAAAAGTATTCCCTTTTGGGGAGTAGACAACTATCTCTTCACTATATAAGTCTTGTTTAGCGTCAGAGTAAAATTCTTCTATATTTTCATTTTCAAATTCAAGTGAGTGTAGCCATTTAAGATTTGGCGAGTGGGCATTTAATCCACTTTTATATTTCCAATGAGCAGCTACACCATATTCAGCAACTTTATTCATATCAAATGTTCTAATTTGTACTTCATAAATACTTGAGTCATAAAAAACTGTTGTATGAATTGTTTGGTAACCATTTTCCTTAGGTGTAGATACATAATCCTTAAATCGTGCAATTAATGGCTTATATTTCATATGAATGTGACCAAGCACATCATAACATTCAATAGGATTATCAACCAAAATTCTAATTGCTAGTAAATCAAGAATCTCATCAATACTGATCCCTTTTCTTTGCATTTTAAGAAAAATTGAGTAATGATGTTTTATACGGCTAAAAATTTTGAGATTTTCAGCATTAAATCCATGATATTCTAAAAGGGATTTTGTATTGGATACAAAGTCATTTAGTTTTAGTTGTATCTTACTTTGATATTCTTGTAAATAATTGTCGATTTCTTTGTATTCTTCAGGATAAATATAAAAAAATGCTAAATCTTCAAGATCATTTTTAAGTGTAGAAATACCAAGTCTATGTGCTATTGGAGCATAAACAACTAATGTCTCTTCAGCAATCCTGATTTGCTTTTCTCGTTTTAAAGCATCAAGTGTAAGCATATTATGAAGTCTATCACAAAGTTTGATTACTAAAACTCTTACATCTTCTATAGAAGCTATTAACATTTTTCTAAAAGAAAGAGCAGAACTTAGAAGCTTTTCATGAGATGTTGAGCTAGTAAGTTCATGCTCTCTTATCTCAACAATTTTTGTAAGCCCATCTACTATTCTTGCTACATCTACGCCATATTCATGTTCAACATCTTCTATTGTTGATGGAGTGTCTTCAACTACATCGTGCAATAATGCAGCTATAACCATAGACTCATCATTACTAAAATATGCAGTTATTGTAGCTACTAATATTGGATGTACAGCATAAGGTTCGCCACTTTTTCTATATTGTTTATCATGTGCAACTATACAAAAATCGACAGCTTTTTTAATATTTTGAGTGATTTGTATAGAAGATGCTAAAATTTCTTTAGCACCATCTATAGTATTTATTTTTTGGAGTTCTTTACAAAAAGTATTCATAAGATTTATATAAAGGAGTTATTTAGAAACAACACCATCTATTGTTAAAAGACCACTTGCAATTTCATTTATAGCAATGTCTGTGTATTTCATATTTTTAACACCATCTTCTATTAATGGTTTTGCACCACGACTAAGTTCATCAGCTCTTTGTCCTACAGCAAGTGCAAGGATATATCTGTCATTATTTACTCTTTTTAGAGCTTTTGCCATTGTTTCTTCTAATCTATTCATTTTATTCTCTCCTATTTAACTATAGAACATTTACTATAGTCTTTGTTTTTAATGATTTTAAGTAAATTTCCTTCTTCAAACATATTCATCACAACTATTGGAAGTTTGTTGTCTTTTGCAAGTGCAATAGCAGTATCATCCATAACTTTGATATTGTCTTGTAATGCCATGTCATAATTTAGTGTTTCAAGTTTTTTAGCATCTTTAAATTTATTTGGATCTTTATCATAAACACCGTCAACTTTAGTTGCTTTTATAAGCATTGAAGCTTCTATCTCAGTAGCTCTTAGTGTTGCCGCTGTATCAGTTGTAAAAAATGGATTACCAGTCCCAGCACTAAATATTACAACTCTACCTTTTTCTAGATGTCTTCTTGCTCTTTTTACAATGAAAGATTCTGCGATTTGCTCCATTTTGATAGCTGATTGAAGTCTTGAACTAATTCCAATGTGTTCTAGTGCTTCTTGCATAGCAACACCATTTATCACTGTTGCTAGCATACCCATATAATCAGCACTTGTTCTTTTGATTACTCCATCTGCTGCTGCACTAACACCTCTAACTATATTGCCACCGCCAATAACTATACCAACTTCTATATTATTATCAACCAGCTCTTTTATCTCACCAGCAATGTAGTGGAGTGTTTTTGTATCAATACCGTATTCACCATCTCCAGCTAATGCTTCTCCTGAAAATTTGACAAGTACTCTTTGTCTCATTGTTGCCTCTTAGTTCTTAAAATTAGGAGATTATAGCCAAAATAAACTTAAGAAATCGTGAATTGTAAATGGTAAGTCGTAAATAACAAATTACGACTCTTTTATCTTTTCTATCTTATCTCTTAGTCTTATTGCTTCTTCAAAGTTCAAATCTTTTGCAGCTTGTTTCATCTGTTTATTGAGTTCATCAAGTATTTTTTTCTTTTCACTAGCAGGAATTTTGGATAATTTGTCTCTTTTTAAAGCTATATCATCATATTCTTCTACTTTTAGATTTTCATCGAGTTTTCTAGTAGTCGTAGTTGGAATAATATTGTGCTCTTCATTGTATTTCATTTGAAGTTCTCTTCTTGCAGTAGTTATATCAATTGCTCTTTGCATAGAGTCAGTGATCTTTTTTGCAAAAAGTATGACTTTACCTTCACTATTTCTTGCAGCTCTTCCCATGGTTTGGATAAGTGCAGTTTCACTTCTTAAAAAGCCTTCTTTATCAGCATCAAGTATAGCAACAAGTGA contains:
- a CDS encoding RelA/SpoT family protein; its protein translation is MNTFCKELQKINTIDGAKEILASSIQITQNIKKAVDFCIVAHDKQYRKSGEPYAVHPILVATITAYFSNDESMVIAALLHDVVEDTPSTIEDVEHEYGVDVARIVDGLTKIVEIREHELTSSTSHEKLLSSALSFRKMLIASIEDVRVLVIKLCDRLHNMLTLDALKREKQIRIAEETLVVYAPIAHRLGISTLKNDLEDLAFFYIYPEEYKEIDNYLQEYQSKIQLKLNDFVSNTKSLLEYHGFNAENLKIFSRIKHHYSIFLKMQRKGISIDEILDLLAIRILVDNPIECYDVLGHIHMKYKPLIARFKDYVSTPKENGYQTIHTTVFYDSSIYEVQIRTFDMNKVAEYGVAAHWKYKSGLNAHSPNLKWLHSLEFENENIEEFYSDAKQDLYSEEIVVYSPKGNTFALPRGATALDFAYLIHTDLGNCAVESFVNNVKVPLLTELKSSDIISIKTTDHQIPRCSWIDMVKTTRAKKAIKLLCSTRLREIDESSGKNIVNTIFSRYKTNVLSELDYQVKFYKIPVILDYLKEVKKKITEQLVGKLGFVTRLKLQNLKFREYKIDKVVFYSNFSINNLLFEHCCHPKFGDDIVAFKEKSSAVIHHKMCNKAYKKILNGDHMLFCKWEENKLHNYKMVVSIPNVKGELAKLLTYLSVHDINIVFIEYGRDKISHTRYCEIEFETTHANKEHLKTLIEKRVKIIDFFSKADAYK
- a CDS encoding DNA-directed RNA polymerase subunit omega, with the protein product MNRLEETMAKALKRVNNDRYILALAVGQRADELSRGAKPLIEDGVKNMKYTDIAINEIASGLLTIDGVVSK
- the pyrH gene encoding UMP kinase translates to MRQRVLVKFSGEALAGDGEYGIDTKTLHYIAGEIKELVDNNIEVGIVIGGGNIVRGVSAAADGVIKRTSADYMGMLATVINGVAMQEALEHIGISSRLQSAIKMEQIAESFIVKRARRHLEKGRVVIFSAGTGNPFFTTDTAATLRATEIEASMLIKATKVDGVYDKDPNKFKDAKKLETLNYDMALQDNIKVMDDTAIALAKDNKLPIVVMNMFEEGNLLKIIKNKDYSKCSIVK